From the Acidobacteriota bacterium genome, the window CACGGGGGGCCGGGACGGCACGGGCACGTCGGGAAGGAGGACGTCCAGCCCCAGGGCGAGGGAGGAAAGGGTCCGCATCACGGGACCGCTGGAAACGGATTCTCCGAGGCGCGGCGAGATCCCCTTGGCGAAGCGCACCGCGCCGCCCGCAAGGTAGATGGTGATCAGGAGCCCGGCGGCCACTCCGGCCAGCCGGTTCAGGCCGGAAAGGCCCGCCTGCTTCAAGAGGAAGGTCACGAGGACTCCGGCGGCCACGCACGCGCCCAGGATCAAAACGAAACCGGTCAACAGGGCGACGGGATGCCTCGCTCCTTCGGGCAGGAAGGTGAGGA encodes:
- a CDS encoding CvpA family protein — protein: MTGWDVAIAVVGLVLVVEGLVKGVVRLLFGLAGLVLGYLYAGFVAPPASRFLTFLPEGARHPVALLTGFVLILGACVAAGVLVTFLLKQAGLSGLNRLAGVAAGLLITIYLAGGAVRFAKGISPRLGESVSSGPVMRTLSSLALGLDVLLPDVPVPSRPPVPPTAPPDPQGAPA